From the Manihot esculenta cultivar AM560-2 chromosome 3, M.esculenta_v8, whole genome shotgun sequence genome, one window contains:
- the LOC110611234 gene encoding protein NETWORKED 1A, with the protein MADLSRSESRRLYSWWWDSHNTPKNSKWLQENLTGMDAKVKAMIKLIEEDADSFARRAEMYYKKRPQLLKLVEEFYRAYRALAERYDHATMDLRQAHQTMAKAFPNQVPCELADDSLLGSSGAEGELHMPKMPHPVHALVDSGDSHEDALGLSSANLHAMKSNSRNPEGSDSGISRSDLNDMFESKVLVSRVSGGKTKSCPNIQELVGDKTEVKNLKKTLAEIQTEKEGVLLQCQQKMQMLSILERELKEAGGLEEQASRAEIEVKILRETLVKLESERDVGLLQHNKCSQRISSLENTISQTHEDANGLNERAIKAEIEAKNLKQELSTLEVDKEADLLQYNQCLEMILILGNKISLAEANAKMLNEQTERTEAEVKALKEALARLNKEKEDAELRYEQCLERIDEMECEISHSQEDVQRLNSEIITGAAKLKDVEEQYFLLERSNQSLQMEADNLAQKIAKKDQRLLEKEDELKKLQTSLQNERSRFIQIEAALQTLQKLHSQSQEEQRVLAQELEKKLQLLKDLEISNNDLQEDLQRLKEENQSLDELKSSSGSSIMSLQNENFNLKEVKEKLEQDLSIQEAQNNSLQKEIQHLKEDIDYLNRKYHDLIEQLSLFGLDPKSLNSAVKDLQDENLKLKEAYEMDRNEKEALHEKLRDMNELLERNVGLERSLSELNSKFQGSMKRIEELQESCQFLQGEKSGLVAEKAILLSQLQTMTENMRRLLDRDAMLEDSLTRANAEVGGLRAKSKGLEELCQTLKDEKSNLQNERSTFMSQLENVEQRLGILKRRFTRLEEKHEAKELQSYLGKKRQGRACHIQSSESQLADLENQVLLQKEETKLSNKEYEDELDRVVNAQVEIFILQKFIQDLGEKNSSLLLECKKHVEASKFSNKLILELETKNLEQQVEVEFLLDETKKLKMGVQQIFRAIQFDPVNEHEDGIEEGQIPVLDILHHIEGLKDSLLRNEDEKQQLVIENLMLSTLIGELRLEGAEIKSKKKIFKQECDIMAEQYRMLQKDMHELVEMNMQLRMEASKREQQEEVLKDELEIQHASLESLQGSYLALQEENFKALEENRALLEKFSDLRKKMCILEEENSACLQEVLLQYDS; encoded by the exons ATGGCGGACTTATCCCGTTCAGAATCCAGGCGATTGTATTCTTGGTGGTGGGATAGCCACAATACTCCGAAGAATTCAAAATGGCTTCAGGAAAATCTTACAG GTATGGATGCGAAAGTAAAGGCAATGATCAAGCTCATTGAAGAAGATGCAGATTCATTTGCAAGGAGAGCAGAAATGTACTATAAAAAACGTCCACAGCTGCTGAAATTGGTTGAAGAGTTCTATCGTGCTTACCGTGCACTAGCAGAGAGGTATGATCATGCAACTATGGATCTTCGGCAAGCCCATCAAACCATGGCTAAAGCATTTCCAAACCAAGTGCCTTGTGAGCTGGCTGATGACTCACTCTTAGGCTCTTCAGGTGCTGAGGGAGAGCTTCACATGCCAAAAATGCCACACCCAGTTCATGCATTAGTTGACTCAGGTGACTCGCACGAGGATGCACTAGGACTCTCTTCGGCCAACCTGCATGCCATGAAAAGCAACAGTAGAAATCCCGAAGGATCAGACTCTGGAATTAGCAGAAGTGATTTAAATGACATGTTTGAATCAAAAGTATTGGTTTCAAGAGTTTCAGGAGGAAAGACGAAATCATGCCCAAACATCCAAGAACTGGTGGGGGACAAAACTGAAGTAAAAAACTTGAAGAAAACCCTTGCAGAGATTCAAACTGAAAAGGAAGGTGTTCTTCTTCAATGCCAGCAGAAGATGCAGATGTTATCTATCCTGGAAAGAGAACTTAAGGAAGCTGGAGGACTTGAAGAACAAGCAAGCAGAGCTGAAATTGAAGTCAAAATCCTGAGGGAAACCCTTGTTAAATTAGAATCTGAGAGGGATGTTGGTCTCCTTCAGCACAATAAATGTTCGCAAAGAATATCTAGTCTGGAGAATACAATCTCTCAAACACATGAGGATGCAAATGGACTCAACGAAAGAGCAATAAAAGCAGAAATAGAAGCTAAAAATCTCAAGCAAGAACTTTCTACCTTGGAGGTTGACAAGGAAGCTGATCTTCTTCAATACAATCAATGTCTTGAAATGATATTAATTTTGGGGAATAAAATCTCGCTTGCAGAGGCAAATGCAAAAATGCTTAATGAGCAAACTGAAAGAACAGAGGCTGAAGTTAAAGCATTGAAGGAAGCTCTTGCCAGGTTgaacaaagagaaagaagatgCAGAACTTCGGTATGAGCAATGTTTGGAAAGAATAGATGAAATGGAGTGTGAAATTTCTCATTCCCAAGAAGATGTCCAAAGACTCAATAGTGAAATTATAACAGGTGCTGCAAAATTGAAAGATGTAGAAGAACAATATTTTCTGTTAGAGAGATCAAATCAATCTCTGCAGATGGAGGCGGACAATCTGGCACAGAAGATAGCAAAAAAGGATCAACGACTTCTGGAGAAAGAAGACGAATTGAAGAAACTTCAAACTTCACTGCAAAATGAGCGCTCACGGTTTATCCAAATTGAAGCTGCTTTGCAAACTTTGCAGAAGCTGCACTCTCAATCTCAAGAGGAGCAGAGAGTTTTGGCACAAGAGCTTGAGAAGAAACTTCAGTTGTTGAAGGACTTGGAGATAAGCAACAACGACCTGCAGGAAGATCTCCAGCGGCTTAAGGAAGAGAACCAGAGTCTTGATGAACTGAAAAGTTCCTCCGGAAGTTCAATAATGAGTttacaaaatgaaaatttcaacCTGAAAGAAGTGAAAGAAAAACTCGAACAGGATCTTTCCATACAAGAGGCCCAAAATAATTCCCTGCAGAAAGAGATCCAACATTTGAAGGAGGATATTGATTACTTGAATAGGAAATATCATGATTTAATAGAGCAATTGAGCTTATTTGGTTTGGATCCCAAGAGCCTGAATTCAGCAGTCAAGGACTTGCAAGACGAGAACTTGAAGCTGAAAGAAGCCTATGAAATGGACagaaatgaaaaagaagctCTACATGAGAAGTTGAGGGACATGAATGAGCTTCTGGAGAGAAATGTTGGTCTGGAGAGATCTCTATCAGAATTGAATAGCAAGTTTCAGGGATCAATGAAACGGATCGAAGAATTACAGGAGTCCTGCCAGTTTCTTCAAGGAGAAAAATCTGGTCTTGTTGCTGAAAAAGCCATCCTGCTTTCTCAGTTACAAACTATGACTGAGAATATGCGAAGGCTCTTGGACAGAGATGCCATGCTGGAGGATTCACTCACTCGTGCAAATGCTGAAGTTGGAGGTTTAAGGGCGAAGTCAAAAGGTTTGGAAGAATTATGTCAGACGCTCAAAGATGAGAAATCCAATCTTCAAAATGAAAGAAGCACCTTCATGAGTCAGCTAGAAAATGTTGAACAGAGACTTGGAATTCTAAAAAGGAGGTTTACAAGAttagaagaaaaacatgaagcAAAAGAACTGCAGAGTTACCTTGGCAAAAAAAGACAAGGGCGTGCATGTCATATACAGTCTAGTGAATCCCAATTGGCAGATCTGGAGAACCAGGTCCTTCTTCAGAAAGAAGAAACTAAATTGAGTAACAAAGAATATGAAGATGAACTAGACAGGGTTGTCAATGCTCAGGTTGAGATCTTCATCTTGCAGAAGTTtatacaagatttgggagagaaGAATTCATCTTTGTTGCTTGAATGCAAGAAACATGTTGAAGCATCCAAATtctcaaataaattgatattagAGCTAGAGACCAAGAATCTTGAGCAACAGGTGGAAGTAGAATTCTTATTGGATGAAACTAAAAAGCTGAAAATGGGAGTTCAGCAAATATTCAGAGCTATTCAGTTTGATCCAGTCAATGAGCATGAAGATGGGATCGAAGAAGGGCAAATTCCTGTTCTTGATATTTTGCATCACATCGAGGGCTTAAAAGATTCCCTTCTAAGAAATGAGGATGAGAAGCAACAACTAGTGATTGAGAACTTGATGCTCTCAACTTTAATTGGAGAACTAAGATTAGAGGGCGCAGAAATCAAGTCGAAGAAGAAAATCTTTAAGCAGGAGTGTGACATTATGGCAGAGCAATATAGAATGCTGCAAAAGGATATGCATGAACTTGTAGAGATGAACATGCAACTGAGAATGGAAGCAAGTAAACGAGAGCAGCAAGAGGAGGTATTGAAGGATGAACTGGAAATTCAACATGCAAGTCTTGAAAGTTTGCAGGGTTCTTACCTTGCATTGCAAGAAGAAAACTTCAAGGCACTTGAAGAAAACAGAGCTTTACTTGAGAAATTTTCAGATTTGAGAAAGAAAATGTGTATATTGGAAGAGGAAAATAGTGCATGTCTCCAGGAAGTATTGTTGCAATATGACTCATAG